A single region of the Lycium barbarum isolate Lr01 chromosome 2, ASM1917538v2, whole genome shotgun sequence genome encodes:
- the LOC132623876 gene encoding protein SMALL AUXIN UP-REGULATED RNA 51-like, whose protein sequence is MAIRKSNKLSQTAVLKQILKRCSSLGKKHGYQDEQGLPMDVPRGHFVVYVGENRTRYIVPISILSRPEFRILLQRAEEEFGFDHEMGLTIPCDEDFFESLTSSMLR, encoded by the coding sequence ATGGCTATTAggaagtcaaacaagttgtcacaAACTGCAGTGTTGAAGCAAATTCTAAAAAGGTGTTCGAGTTTGGGAAAGAAACATGGATATCAAGATGAACAAGGACTTCCAATGGACGTACCAAGAGGGCATTTTGTAGTATACGTTGGAGAAAACAGAACAAGATACATTGTTCCAATTTCCATCTTGTCAAGGCCCGAATTTCGAATACTCCTTCAACGAGCCGAAGAAGAATTTGGCTTTGATCATGAAATGGGACTTACTATTCCTTGTGATGAAGATTTTTTCGAATCTCTAACTTCGTCAATGCTAAGGTAA